In the Chloroflexota bacterium genome, one interval contains:
- a CDS encoding 3-hydroxy-3-methylglutaryl CoA synthase, which yields MVGIRAIGAYVPKYRMTKETIGWGSPGERAVANFDEDSVTMATAAAIDCLRGIDRHAVDGILFATTSNPYFEKQSASTIATALDLRADIFSQDLASTLRAGTSGLRAAADAVRAGSAKNVLLAAGDVRLAYPKSDMERYLGDGGAALLISDTDVAVEIEASHFVTEHMIDQWRSTTDTYIRSGEDRFIADEGYIPAVIEASTGLAKKTKLTPKDFAKAVIYASDPRRHGEIARRLGLSPQQLQDPMFGSLGNTGTAFPLMMLAAALEDAKPGDRILLIGYGDGADAYALKVTDKIEQARAGRRLIKKHLAAKAKLPAYEHFLRWRGLLAAEPARRPDPQPVSLQAAWRDADRNLRFYGGKCTVCGHVQYPPQKQCAFCKAYDSWSPVRLSDKQAKIVTFSMDYVAGTQDVPLVITVVDFDGGGRALLMMTDREIDQIKVGMPLELSFRKLGVIGGVHNYYWKTTPIRA from the coding sequence ATGGTTGGCATACGAGCGATCGGCGCCTATGTGCCGAAGTACCGGATGACCAAGGAAACGATCGGCTGGGGTTCGCCCGGAGAACGGGCCGTCGCGAACTTCGATGAAGACAGCGTCACCATGGCCACAGCGGCCGCCATAGATTGCCTTCGCGGCATAGACCGGCACGCCGTGGACGGCATCCTCTTCGCCACCACGTCCAACCCCTATTTTGAAAAGCAGAGCGCCTCCACCATCGCCACTGCGCTCGACCTTCGGGCTGACATCTTCTCCCAAGACCTCGCCTCCACCCTCCGCGCTGGGACCTCCGGCCTCCGCGCCGCCGCCGATGCCGTGCGCGCCGGGTCCGCCAAGAACGTCCTTCTCGCCGCGGGCGATGTGCGCCTCGCCTATCCCAAGAGCGATATGGAGCGCTACCTGGGCGATGGCGGCGCCGCCCTCCTTATCTCGGATACGGACGTCGCGGTGGAGATCGAGGCCTCCCACTTCGTCACCGAGCACATGATTGACCAGTGGCGCTCCACCACGGACACCTACATCCGCTCCGGCGAAGACCGCTTCATCGCGGATGAAGGCTACATCCCCGCCGTCATCGAAGCCTCCACAGGCCTGGCGAAAAAGACCAAGCTCACGCCCAAGGACTTCGCCAAAGCCGTCATCTACGCCTCCGACCCGCGCCGCCACGGTGAGATCGCCCGGAGGCTCGGCCTCTCGCCTCAGCAGCTGCAAGACCCCATGTTCGGCTCCCTGGGCAATACCGGCACGGCCTTCCCTCTCATGATGCTCGCGGCCGCCCTGGAAGATGCCAAGCCCGGCGACCGCATCCTCCTCATCGGATATGGCGATGGCGCGGATGCCTACGCCCTGAAGGTCACGGACAAGATCGAACAGGCGCGCGCCGGGCGGCGGTTGATCAAGAAGCACCTTGCGGCCAAGGCCAAGCTGCCCGCCTATGAGCACTTCCTGCGCTGGCGCGGGCTCCTCGCCGCCGAACCGGCGCGCCGCCCAGATCCTCAGCCCGTCTCCCTCCAGGCCGCCTGGCGGGATGCCGATCGCAATCTGCGTTTCTATGGCGGCAAGTGCACGGTCTGCGGCCATGTCCAATACCCCCCGCAGAAGCAGTGCGCCTTCTGCAAGGCCTACGACTCTTGGTCCCCTGTGCGTCTCTCCGATAAACAGGCCAAGATCGTCACCTTCTCCATGGACTACGTCGCCGGGACCCAGGACGTGCCCCTCGTCATCACCGTCGTGGACTTCGATGGCGGCGGGCGCGCTCTCCTCATGATGACCGATCGCGAGATTGACCAGATAAAAGTCGGCATGCCTCTGGAGTTGAGCTTCCGCAAGCTCGGCGTCATCGGCGGTGTGCACAACTACTATTGGAAGACCACCCCAATCCGGGCATAG
- a CDS encoding CoA transferase yields MRANRLPLKGIRVLDLTMVVAGPYCTMLLADWGAEVIRMDTTQVFVPYTRGTTPRPPKEYVEAVSGSGYGYAGNTPAERPWNRYAMFQNHARNKLSMTVDLLAEDCGKIFEDLVAISDIIVENNVPINLAKLGITYDRVRRIRPDIIMLRIPPYGLGGDYENYRAFGSHIEAVNGHLWMRGYPDTDATMRGVLPVGDGPSGVGGATAAVMALRHRARTGQGQLVEVSQTENFATYMGEALMDYSMNKRQPELLGNRSARCAPQGVYPGKGDDKWVAIAVSSDEEWRALCRVMGDPPWAQNPEYQTNAGRLRNHNELDENISQWTKDQEHYALMWRLQEAGVPAGAVIDEAEAFSDPHFNARGFFERLTHPECGAHRYPGIGFKMRRTPNHIRRAACRMGEDNEYVYEKLLVTDHEKYTKLIAEGRIGMDYAPTVR; encoded by the coding sequence ATGCGCGCCAACCGTCTGCCGCTGAAAGGCATCCGCGTCCTGGATCTCACCATGGTCGTCGCCGGGCCCTATTGCACCATGCTCCTGGCCGATTGGGGCGCCGAAGTCATCCGCATGGACACCACCCAGGTCTTTGTTCCCTACACGCGTGGCACCACGCCCCGGCCGCCAAAGGAGTACGTGGAGGCCGTGAGCGGCTCCGGCTACGGCTATGCCGGGAACACCCCCGCCGAGCGTCCCTGGAACCGCTACGCGATGTTCCAGAACCATGCGCGGAACAAGCTCAGCATGACCGTGGATCTCCTGGCGGAGGATTGCGGCAAGATCTTTGAGGATCTGGTGGCCATCTCAGACATCATCGTGGAGAACAACGTCCCCATCAATCTGGCAAAGCTCGGCATCACCTACGATCGCGTGCGCCGCATCCGGCCGGACATCATCATGCTCCGCATCCCGCCCTACGGCCTCGGCGGCGATTACGAGAACTATCGCGCCTTCGGCTCCCATATAGAGGCGGTCAACGGCCACCTCTGGATGCGCGGCTATCCCGATACGGACGCCACCATGCGCGGCGTCCTGCCGGTGGGCGATGGCCCTTCCGGCGTCGGCGGCGCCACCGCCGCCGTCATGGCCCTGCGCCACCGGGCGCGCACCGGCCAGGGCCAGCTCGTCGAGGTCTCCCAGACAGAGAACTTCGCCACCTACATGGGAGAGGCGCTTATGGACTACTCCATGAACAAGCGACAGCCGGAGCTCCTGGGCAATCGCAGCGCGCGCTGCGCCCCCCAGGGCGTCTACCCCGGTAAAGGCGACGACAAATGGGTCGCCATCGCCGTCAGCTCGGACGAAGAGTGGCGCGCCCTCTGTCGGGTGATGGGCGATCCGCCCTGGGCGCAAAACCCCGAGTATCAGACGAACGCCGGCCGGCTCCGAAATCATAACGAGTTAGACGAAAATATCTCCCAGTGGACAAAGGACCAGGAGCACTACGCCTTGATGTGGCGCCTCCAGGAAGCGGGCGTTCCCGCGGGCGCCGTGATTGACGAGGCGGAGGCCTTCAGCGACCCCCACTTCAACGCCCGAGGCTTCTTTGAGCGCCTGACGCACCCCGAGTGCGGCGCCCATCGCTACCCGGGGATCGGCTTCAAGATGCGCCGCACGCCCAACCATATCCGCCGCGCCGCCTGCCGCATGGGCGAAGACAATGAATACGTTTATGAAAAGCTGCTCGTGACAGATCACGAAAAATACACCAAACTCATCGCCGAGGGGCGCATCGGCATGGACTACGCCCCAACCGTGCGGTAG
- a CDS encoding CoA transferase — protein sequence MTGSAQKQARAAPGPLHGLRVLDLTHYIAGPFCTKLLADYGADVIKIERPGTGDGLRHVGPFLHDVPHPERCGPFLYLNTNKFGVTLDLKQYQGRQIFLELLKSADAIVESFSPGTMERLGLHYEELHKTAPNIVMTSISNFGQTGPYRDFKANELIEYGIGGQLHSTGYPDRPPVKLGGNIGMYQTGQNACFATVTALFRREFDGFGDYLDVSVFETQAGNQDRRSIYMLNYEYTGVVTKRHSDATGLAFGIFPCADGYICFWSGINRFSRVAEMVGKPELANDPDFVDYERGVSPQAIDRFNNEYLLPWTLERDLYTVWRDSQRAGLATAPVMSPGQFFNDPYYRARGFFPAINHPVAGKLEYPGRPFIMPNSPWRLRRPAPLLGQHNREIFGSILGLSAGELAKLRKDGVI from the coding sequence ATGACCGGCTCCGCGCAAAAACAGGCGCGGGCGGCCCCCGGCCCTCTCCATGGCCTTCGCGTCCTTGACCTGACTCATTACATCGCCGGGCCGTTCTGCACCAAGCTCCTCGCCGATTACGGCGCGGATGTCATCAAGATCGAGCGCCCAGGCACAGGCGATGGCCTGCGCCATGTGGGGCCGTTCCTCCATGATGTCCCCCACCCGGAGAGATGCGGCCCCTTCCTCTACCTGAACACCAACAAGTTCGGCGTGACCCTGGATCTGAAACAGTACCAGGGCCGACAGATCTTCCTGGAACTGTTGAAGAGTGCGGATGCTATTGTGGAGAGCTTCAGCCCGGGGACTATGGAGCGCTTAGGCCTGCATTACGAGGAGCTCCACAAGACCGCGCCGAACATCGTGATGACCTCCATCTCGAACTTTGGACAGACCGGCCCCTATCGTGACTTCAAGGCCAATGAGCTCATTGAGTACGGCATCGGCGGCCAGCTGCACTCCACCGGCTATCCGGACAGGCCGCCGGTGAAGCTCGGCGGCAACATCGGCATGTACCAGACGGGTCAGAACGCCTGCTTCGCCACCGTGACGGCCCTCTTCCGCCGCGAATTCGATGGCTTCGGCGATTACCTGGACGTCTCCGTCTTTGAGACCCAAGCCGGCAACCAGGACCGCCGCAGCATCTACATGCTGAACTATGAATACACCGGCGTCGTCACCAAGCGCCATAGCGATGCCACGGGCCTGGCCTTCGGCATCTTCCCCTGCGCCGATGGCTATATCTGCTTCTGGTCCGGCATCAACCGTTTCTCCCGCGTCGCTGAGATGGTGGGCAAGCCGGAACTCGCGAACGACCCGGACTTCGTGGATTACGAGCGCGGCGTAAGCCCCCAGGCAATAGACCGATTCAACAATGAGTACCTTCTTCCCTGGACCCTTGAGCGCGACCTCTATACCGTGTGGAGGGATTCCCAGCGCGCGGGACTCGCCACCGCCCCCGTGATGTCCCCCGGCCAGTTCTTCAACGACCCGTACTACCGCGCCAGGGGCTTCTTTCCGGCGATCAACCACCCCGTGGCTGGCAAGCTGGAATATCCGGGCAGGCCCTTCATCATGCCCAATAGCCCCTGGAGACTGCGCCGTCCGGCGCCCTTGCTCGGCCAGCACAATCGGGAGATCTTCGGCAGCATCCTCGGCCTCTCCGCGGGTGAGCTTGCGAAGCTGAGGAAGGACGGCGTCATCTAG
- a CDS encoding enoyl-CoA hydratase/isomerase family protein produces MSAKFSTLIYEKANHRALIVLNRPDALNAFDRTMQRELKAAWQMVKEDEDVRVVILTGAGDKAFCSGVDLKDGEDPETKAKKERDPWHHEDAGARLTSKQNGVWKPVITAVNGLCNAGAFYFIYDSDIVIASEGATFFDTHVSYGLVTALEPIGLTRRVPLGEVLRIALVGGDERVSAKRAYEIGLVSEVVLQAELMPAAERLAASIASHPPIAVQGTVKAIWSGLDVGRKQALELGELYPRVGNTPEALKQLHEKLARKDKPKWRLR; encoded by the coding sequence GTGAGCGCCAAGTTTAGCACTCTCATTTACGAGAAGGCCAACCATCGTGCCTTGATCGTCCTCAACCGCCCGGACGCCCTGAACGCCTTTGATAGGACGATGCAGCGCGAGCTGAAGGCGGCCTGGCAGATGGTGAAGGAAGACGAGGACGTTCGTGTGGTCATCCTCACCGGCGCAGGCGATAAGGCCTTCTGCAGCGGCGTGGACTTGAAGGATGGCGAGGACCCGGAGACCAAAGCGAAGAAGGAGCGCGACCCCTGGCATCATGAGGATGCGGGAGCGCGCCTCACCTCCAAGCAGAACGGCGTCTGGAAGCCGGTCATCACCGCTGTCAACGGCCTCTGCAATGCCGGGGCCTTCTACTTCATCTACGATAGCGATATCGTCATCGCCTCGGAGGGCGCCACCTTCTTCGATACCCACGTCTCCTACGGCCTCGTCACGGCGTTGGAGCCCATCGGCCTCACGCGGCGCGTCCCCCTGGGCGAAGTCCTCCGCATAGCGCTTGTCGGCGGCGATGAGCGCGTGAGCGCCAAACGCGCTTACGAGATCGGCCTGGTGAGCGAAGTGGTGCTACAGGCAGAGCTGATGCCCGCCGCGGAGCGCCTGGCGGCCAGCATCGCCTCCCACCCCCCCATCGCCGTGCAGGGCACCGTGAAGGCCATCTGGAGCGGCCTGGATGTGGGCCGCAAGCAGGCCTTGGAGCTTGGCGAGCTCTACCCGCGCGTGGGCAACACTCCGGAAGCGCTCAAGCAGTTGCATGAGAAGCTGGCAAGGAAGGACAAGCCCAAGTGGCGTCTGCGATGA
- a CDS encoding MFS transporter: protein MTETAATEPKAPRADWHWLFGIMTALLAAALPMSAYSASLAIIQEEWGMTNSQAGLVNSATAVGSVIAALVIAPMTDRLRADRVLITAGLSAALAQILFPLVAHNFGVAMTLRFFVGLSISGIYVTGTRVVAERFALAGRGTATGLYVTTFYLGSGLSFTLIGAFIPLLGWRGATTLFAGLSFLTPIVLYLILRGYRPSGVRDTRATLDLSVLKSKPASVMIFGYFMHSIELSHLRTWLTPFLAFVLVAYGGFESEHAAARAAVIFGIWNIVGAAAPFLGGVLSDRVGRLRAAIALCALSAACSMTMGWIGGAPWAMVLALSLVYTITTGADSAIYTTSVTEVAIPGKMGSTLAVHGFFGFAAGIVSPALFGGLLDITGRESLTGWGLGFATAGIGGLLAVLAMLWLMRIPAAYAAIEARTSRARQAAH from the coding sequence GTGACAGAGACCGCAGCTACAGAGCCGAAGGCGCCCCGGGCCGATTGGCACTGGCTCTTCGGCATCATGACGGCCCTGCTGGCCGCCGCGCTCCCCATGTCCGCCTATTCCGCCTCCTTGGCCATCATCCAGGAGGAGTGGGGGATGACGAACAGCCAGGCGGGGCTGGTCAATAGCGCCACGGCTGTCGGCTCCGTCATCGCCGCCCTGGTCATCGCGCCCATGACCGACCGCCTGCGCGCCGATCGCGTGCTGATTACGGCCGGGCTCTCCGCCGCGCTCGCGCAGATACTTTTCCCCCTGGTGGCGCACAATTTCGGCGTCGCGATGACGCTGCGCTTCTTTGTGGGCCTTAGCATCTCCGGCATCTACGTCACTGGGACGCGCGTGGTTGCAGAGCGCTTCGCCCTGGCGGGACGGGGGACGGCGACGGGCCTCTATGTGACGACTTTCTATCTGGGCTCGGGACTCTCCTTCACGCTCATCGGCGCCTTCATCCCGTTGCTGGGCTGGCGCGGCGCGACCACGCTCTTCGCCGGGCTCTCCTTCCTCACGCCCATCGTGCTCTACCTTATCCTGCGCGGCTACCGCCCGTCAGGAGTGCGCGATACCCGGGCCACGCTGGACCTGAGCGTGCTGAAGAGCAAGCCCGCGAGCGTCATGATCTTCGGCTATTTCATGCACTCCATCGAGCTTTCACACCTGCGCACCTGGCTCACACCCTTCCTGGCCTTTGTCCTTGTCGCCTATGGCGGCTTCGAATCGGAGCATGCCGCCGCCCGCGCGGCCGTCATCTTCGGCATCTGGAACATCGTGGGGGCGGCGGCGCCTTTCCTGGGAGGCGTCCTTTCCGACCGGGTGGGCCGTTTGCGCGCCGCCATCGCCCTGTGCGCCCTGAGCGCCGCCTGCTCCATGACGATGGGATGGATCGGCGGCGCGCCCTGGGCGATGGTCCTTGCTCTGAGTCTGGTCTACACCATCACCACCGGCGCGGACTCCGCCATCTACACCACCAGCGTCACGGAGGTTGCGATCCCCGGCAAGATGGGCTCCACGCTGGCGGTGCACGGCTTCTTCGGCTTTGCGGCAGGCATCGTCTCGCCCGCCCTTTTCGGCGGCCTTCTTGATATCACCGGGCGAGAAAGCCTGACGGGCTGGGGGCTCGGCTTCGCGACTGCCGGCATCGGCGGGCTGCTGGCTGTGCTGGCGATGCTGTGGCTGATGCGCATCCCCGCCGCCTACGCCGCCATCGAGGCGCGGACGAGCCGCGCCCGGCAAGCCGCTCACTAG
- a CDS encoding LLM class flavin-dependent oxidoreductase, whose product MKYALRLDDKSMPHMIERAKRAEAAGFEALFAGELAGTPYVNCAAVAGHTTTIKLGTGVAYAFVRSPMTTALTALDLDRLTDGRFILGLSTSLPRLIENWHNMPYGKPIPHIKEYLQVTRLIMENAHKMRPIQFNGEYYKTNIVGYMRPWRPVREKMPILLGAVGPGMIKTAGEVADGLIAHPVYTLKYIKEVMQPKLAEGMAKGGKERKDFFVWLYVDVLIGNDKKTLLEIARGTPAFYATVRSYEPFFALHGFQQQAQQIQQIFRENKGFSPKMNAAVTDEMAETFVAMGTADEVRRKIAEYGQYADGIILQTPTQAMKRADALPYENALFDVFGK is encoded by the coding sequence ATGAAGTACGCCTTGCGTCTCGACGATAAGAGCATGCCCCATATGATCGAGCGCGCGAAGCGCGCCGAGGCGGCGGGTTTTGAGGCGCTTTTCGCGGGAGAGCTTGCCGGCACCCCCTACGTGAACTGCGCCGCGGTCGCCGGGCATACGACGACCATCAAGCTAGGCACCGGTGTCGCGTACGCCTTCGTGCGCAGTCCCATGACGACGGCGCTGACTGCGCTGGACCTCGATCGGCTTACGGACGGGCGCTTCATCCTTGGCCTCAGCACCAGCCTGCCGCGGCTCATCGAAAACTGGCACAACATGCCGTACGGCAAGCCGATCCCGCACATCAAAGAGTATCTGCAGGTGACGCGCCTCATCATGGAGAACGCCCACAAGATGCGGCCGATCCAGTTCAACGGTGAATACTACAAGACCAACATTGTGGGGTATATGCGCCCGTGGCGTCCGGTGCGCGAGAAGATGCCGATCCTTCTCGGCGCGGTAGGGCCCGGCATGATCAAGACGGCCGGTGAGGTTGCCGATGGACTCATCGCCCACCCGGTCTATACGCTCAAATATATCAAGGAAGTCATGCAGCCGAAGCTTGCCGAGGGAATGGCGAAAGGCGGCAAGGAACGGAAGGACTTTTTCGTCTGGCTCTATGTGGACGTGCTTATCGGCAATGATAAGAAGACCCTTCTGGAGATCGCGCGCGGCACGCCAGCCTTCTACGCCACCGTGCGCTCCTATGAGCCGTTCTTTGCCCTCCACGGCTTCCAACAGCAGGCGCAGCAGATCCAGCAGATCTTCCGTGAGAACAAGGGGTTCTCGCCGAAGATGAATGCGGCTGTGACCGATGAGATGGCTGAGACGTTCGTGGCGATGGGCACGGCGGATGAGGTGCGCAGGAAGATCGCCGAGTATGGCCAGTATGCCGACGGCATCATCTTGCAGACGCCGACCCAGGCCATGAAGCGCGCCGACGCCCTCCCGTACGAGAACGCCCTCTTTGACGTCTTTGGGAAATAA
- a CDS encoding LLM class flavin-dependent oxidoreductase, translating into MKIYAGLGSGTAAQLIERAKTAESAGMDGVWAEQLNGGAPFVPLATVAGHTSRIQLGTSIALAFTRSPLETALTALDMDYISGGRFNLGLGSGVQRLVEMWHGVKNYGKAVPHLRQTVELVRMIIKDAHTGKPITYQSEYYDVKVVGWRRPIAPVRERIPIYLAGVQGGMARLAGEVAEGMLGHIIWSPYWIKEVIHPNVKIGLDRAGRKRSDIELTVPLVVIISKDRKAARHDAAREVGFFSTVRTYQPLFEAHGFGKLTTEIQQIFKTEGGHSPKIAQLVTDEMIDAFTVVGTVDEVRKKIAVFKDLVDGIMVEVPGFHMDSEKTNEYRTALFETFGR; encoded by the coding sequence ATGAAGATATACGCTGGTCTGGGGTCGGGCACTGCCGCCCAGCTTATCGAGCGGGCGAAGACGGCGGAATCCGCCGGGATGGACGGCGTGTGGGCGGAGCAGCTCAACGGCGGCGCCCCCTTTGTCCCGCTGGCCACCGTCGCAGGCCACACCTCGCGTATCCAGCTGGGCACCTCCATCGCCTTAGCTTTTACCAGAAGCCCGCTTGAGACGGCCCTGACCGCGCTGGACATGGATTACATCAGCGGCGGCCGCTTCAACCTCGGCCTTGGCTCCGGCGTCCAGCGCCTGGTGGAGATGTGGCACGGCGTGAAGAACTACGGCAAGGCGGTGCCGCACCTGCGCCAGACCGTGGAACTCGTCCGCATGATCATCAAGGACGCCCACACGGGCAAGCCCATCACCTACCAGAGCGAGTACTACGATGTGAAGGTAGTCGGCTGGCGGCGGCCCATCGCGCCGGTGCGGGAGCGCATCCCCATCTACCTGGCGGGCGTCCAGGGCGGCATGGCGCGGCTCGCCGGTGAGGTGGCGGAAGGGATGTTGGGTCACATCATCTGGTCGCCCTACTGGATCAAAGAGGTCATCCACCCCAATGTGAAGATCGGCCTGGATAGAGCCGGGCGCAAGCGCAGCGATATCGAACTGACCGTGCCCCTGGTGGTCATCATCTCCAAGGATCGCAAGGCCGCCCGCCATGACGCCGCTCGTGAGGTCGGCTTCTTCTCGACGGTTCGCACCTATCAGCCGCTTTTTGAGGCGCACGGTTTCGGCAAGCTCACGACGGAGATCCAGCAGATCTTCAAGACCGAAGGGGGCCACAGCCCCAAGATCGCCCAGCTGGTTACGGACGAGATGATTGACGCTTTCACCGTCGTCGGCACCGTGGATGAAGTGCGGAAGAAGATCGCCGTTTTCAAGGACCTGGTGGACGGCATCATGGTTGAGGTGCCCGGCTTCCACATGGACAGCGAGAAGACGAACGAATACCGCACGGCGCTCTTCGAGACGTTCGGACGCTAG